The region GATTTAAAGCCTGACTTTTTACATCTTTGCATAGcacacatgcattcacattGTGTGCTACACATTCTCTTTAGCATGCACTGCACTTTGGCTTACATGCGAGGAAAACTGCAGAAtcacaaacataaataatgcCATTGtggtaaaagaagaaaaaatatcatCCTTGCTctacaaataaaaccattttcaAAAGCCACAACAGACAGTGTATTCGTTTAACAGATGAGTGTCTTCTGACATGCACAAAAGAGGTGTAACACATGATACAGTGTCAGTGAAAATACTGTTTACAGTCTGTgcaaacactcacactcactaAAGTGCTCTTTACACCGACTTTCTCCTTGAACGGGAGAACTCCCGGAAGCTGTGCCCAGGCGAGAGTGTGCTACCTGGGGAAGAAAGTCCAGTGTTGTCCCTGGAACCTGGCGAGCAACCTTGGATCCTATAGGAGACTGAGTTGTAATAAACAGAATTGATATGACAGCCGTGGTGTTCACTGTGGGACATGAGAGGACTATCACAAATGCCCAAGCGGTAGCATACGCAGGAGCAGAGGGAGCTGAGGCTTGATTCTGGCCTGTGTTTGCCTGCCTTAATCTGTAAATGCAGCCTGTGTCTGCAGGggcttctccctccctcctggtCCTCCGCTGGGGAGGCAATGAGGTTGGTGCGGCTGGTTCCCTCCTCAATCGGGAGGAAGAGCGTACTGTGGCTGCGACTGTGCACCAAGTTGCCCCTGTTCCTTCCCCTGTGGCCATCTCTGCCCTGTTCAACATGGACACCCACAGCCCCATCCAAAAGGCCCCTGTCCCTTTTCAGTGACGCCCTTTCTTGagcatctctcctctcatcctcagTGTTCATGGTGAGGAAACGAAGCACTACTAAATTAAGGAAGGCCCCAATAACAGTCAGGCCCACCAGGATGTACATGAAGCTGAAAGCCACATATGGGGTTTTCTCCTGGAGGTCCTCCTTTTTCTGCAGGGCCACAAAGTCTCCAAAGCCGATGGTGGTGAGTGTGATGAAGCAGTAGTAGTAAGCATGGAAGAAGCTCCATCCCTCAAAGTGGGCGAAAGCTGCAGCCCCCACACACAGTGTACCAATACAGGACAGGAAACCCACCAGGACCATGTTCTCCATGGACACCTCGGTGTGGTGAAAGCCCAGACACTGCTTCGCCTTATGTAGAAGATAGCGGACGAATGTGTTCATCCTCTCTCCCAGGCTCTGGAACATGACCAAAGTCAGAGGGATGCCCAGCACTGCATAGAACATGCAGAAGACCTTTCCTGCATCTGTGCCTGGTGCTGCATGTCCATAACCTGAATGCAGGAAAtggaaatgagaggaaaactGTGACGCATAGCAATGCGTGGATAGTAAAACGTGGACTAATTGCCTACATATTGAGATTAGTCTTAAATGTTGTATTCgtgcagaaaaataaaacaaataactgATATAGTGAATACACCAACAACATTATCACTCATCTCAAAGGAAAGCAGAACTGCTTTCCAGCTTACCAATGGTGGTGATGACTGTTATGGCAAAGTAAAAAGAGCCAGCAAATTTCCACTGTCTGCCGGCGCGATGGGGCTCAGCTTGCAGCACCACTCGCTCGATTTCGCGGTAGTCGTCCTCGGAGAAACGGTACTTCTTCTTCATCTCGTTGCGCTTCTGCTCCAAGATGCGTCTGCGGGAGCTCTCCGACTCAGACTCCAGCGCGTCAAACACCGCGGCGCCGACCAGCAAGTAGGAAAACATGCAGAGGATGAGCGACAGGGTCCGGACGTTTTGCTTCTTCATCCTCGGTGTCGGCATGAAAAGTCGGGAGCAGAGgcacagttacagttacaggtGGTACTGTTCTTCAGCGTAGACTCCACATTGGTGTTTCAGCCTGTTGCGTGAAACGTAGCAGGAGAGGCGTGTAGGGAAACAAAACCTGGAGATCTTTCTTGCCAGGTTTGATTCTAATGTTTATGCAAAAACGCGCATATCCCGCTGTGCGCATCGAGAGCGATCGATGCTCTCCACACGGTCATCTGTTAAACCAGGTGGCATCAGCTCGTCTTCTCGCATGCGCAAACCAGTCGACAGTGaaaggctgttttttaaaatgattcattagAAGAAACATTGTAAGCTTTGGCATCAATGTTCAGTCTTATCACGCCTGTGTGCAACAAGTTAAGTCCTGGCTTGACCCGGCAGATACCAATCTAACATGAGAAGGGGgattcagcaccatggacagcagcCAGTGGGATTTCACATAAACTGGCCTTCTAACTGTATATTCAAgtaacagacatacagacataaCGAGTTGAGGTAATCCCAGCACATTGTATCTCCtttaatataaagaaaatgCACCTTGCTTGTGTGCAAACAAACCATCACAAGTCTATCCTAAAATCTAAAGTGCTATGGTCTGAAGCTCAAGTTAATTATCAGGTTAATAATCTTCAATGAAcacttctcttccttttcttctgctCAGTcttgatttctttatttttttattgtttgttttatccattGCAAAGCGTccttgggtttgtgaaaggtgctatataaatcacacctatttttatttttattattattatgataagGCAACATGTTGAAAGCtaatttaaattactttaacttgcacttttaaaaaaaacaaaaaatatagtACATTATAGCACTAATGAATGTTGTGCTGGTGAGATACCCAAAATGACCCCATGAAGACAATGCAACTAACTTTTGGATTTACCACTTGTAATAGCAATACACTCAAGAATTTTCTTTCACTCATAgcttaataaatacatatagaATGTGTGACAATGTGTAATTCTGTGTTTAAATCAAAGTAAAGACCATTATAAAGGTGATGCATTTTAGGGATCTCCTGGTGATGCTAATAAATTATAATCATTTTACAAAttcatataattaaaataataataataatgtttgtttatagcactgatttttttttaaatcaatcacTACAACGTGCTTTACAGGAAACAAAGATACAACAATGAGGAAGAAAACCGGACTAATAAAACACATCTAACGATGCTGTATATTTATTAGAGAGCCATTCAATAAAAGTGGGTTTT is a window of Scomber scombrus chromosome 10, fScoSco1.1, whole genome shotgun sequence DNA encoding:
- the kcnk15 gene encoding potassium channel subfamily K member 15: MPTPRMKKQNVRTLSLILCMFSYLLVGAAVFDALESESESSRRRILEQKRNEMKKKYRFSEDDYREIERVVLQAEPHRAGRQWKFAGSFYFAITVITTIGYGHAAPGTDAGKVFCMFYAVLGIPLTLVMFQSLGERMNTFVRYLLHKAKQCLGFHHTEVSMENMVLVGFLSCIGTLCVGAAAFAHFEGWSFFHAYYYCFITLTTIGFGDFVALQKKEDLQEKTPYVAFSFMYILVGLTVIGAFLNLVVLRFLTMNTEDERRDAQERASLKRDRGLLDGAVGVHVEQGRDGHRGRNRGNLVHSRSHSTLFLPIEEGTSRTNLIASPAEDQEGGRSPCRHRLHLQIKAGKHRPESSLSSLCSCVCYRLGICDSPLMSHSEHHGCHINSVYYNSVSYRIQGCSPGSRDNTGLSSPGSTLSPGHSFREFSRSRRKSV